The following proteins are encoded in a genomic region of Alphaproteobacteria bacterium:
- the dtd gene encoding D-aminoacyl-tRNA deacylase, with protein sequence MKALVQRVSEAGVTVAGEVLGEIGAGVLVLVCAVPGDGPDEVERLARKIANLRIHADQAGKMNLSLVQSGGSALVVSQFTLAADLSRGNRPGFTGAAAPDEAEALYEDFCTALAGHGVAVGKGRFGADMAVRLVNDGPVTIWMDTAT encoded by the coding sequence ATGAAAGCGTTGGTGCAACGCGTCAGCGAAGCGGGAGTGACGGTGGCCGGCGAGGTGCTGGGCGAGATCGGGGCGGGCGTCTTGGTTCTGGTCTGTGCCGTACCCGGCGACGGACCAGACGAGGTCGAGCGGCTGGCCCGCAAGATCGCCAATTTGCGCATCCACGCCGACCAGGCCGGCAAGATGAACCTCTCGCTGGTGCAGAGCGGCGGCAGCGCCCTGGTGGTCAGCCAGTTCACCCTGGCCGCCGACTTGAGCCGGGGCAACCGGCCGGGCTTCACCGGTGCCGCCGCACCCGACGAGGCCGAGGCGCTTTACGAAGACTTCTGCACAGCCCTCGCCGGCCACGGCGTGGCGGTCGGCAAAGGCCGCTTCGGCGCCGACATGGCGGTGCGGCTGGTCAACGACGGCCCGGTGACGATCTGGATGGACACCGCGACATGA